From one Desulfovibrio sp. JC022 genomic stretch:
- a CDS encoding PrsW family intramembrane metalloprotease: MSAYLLLLLSFVSGFFYIRFLQSYDVHEKEPFGKMALVTVVGGGVSFCLAIFLYIWLESFGISEIKNGFGSLFVIGPVEEISKLIAMVLCLIFVRKEINEPTDGMIYMACVALGFAVIENYFYVAESEQPYVTMVLRLLLSTPMHISFSLFMGLAVYSLLKNKIGWGLLVIAFLYAVLAHGLYDLIIFEDLSSIFMFFIIYMSHGWSLSLAGYCAAVSPNRTSFKDFVKEFENPAEEEGLECVNCGDKSSKLTYNVDGISVQKCPSCEFYLTRKKSLFLIFRRFGSTFRKLSKYYWPADNSKAAFSVLYDGNYISDEKKIAYFDLDKLNDVLEKFTLDTINAAPGIIRSALRPPQFTFESVEKSAVRRQQEFQAVSCLPGPEVVGEQFEFSNADPEVESVTEVVEDVVLTGDPDLRDEPVKRAPRPRVKLSLKDSFFRFLIYPLEGGRTPKVLHAPVERGPLICWGGLIMPEFWFLWHDIWGASFLVWVAEIIIIYTASRWLGFMDSLQVALVVVRGTGALIGHRIYYYRHGYWCGRSS; this comes from the coding sequence ATGAGTGCTTATCTTCTCCTTCTTTTGTCCTTTGTATCCGGCTTTTTCTATATTCGTTTCCTGCAATCATATGACGTTCACGAGAAAGAACCTTTCGGTAAAATGGCTCTTGTTACCGTTGTCGGTGGGGGTGTTTCATTTTGTCTGGCTATATTTTTGTATATCTGGCTTGAGTCGTTCGGTATCAGTGAGATCAAAAATGGATTTGGCTCTCTCTTTGTTATTGGGCCGGTGGAGGAGATTTCGAAGCTCATCGCTATGGTTCTGTGTTTGATTTTTGTTCGGAAGGAAATAAATGAACCGACTGACGGCATGATTTATATGGCTTGTGTCGCGCTCGGTTTTGCTGTGATTGAAAACTATTTTTACGTAGCCGAAAGTGAACAGCCATATGTTACAATGGTGCTACGCTTATTGCTTTCTACTCCAATGCATATAAGTTTCAGCCTGTTTATGGGACTTGCTGTTTATTCGCTGCTTAAAAACAAAATTGGCTGGGGGTTGTTGGTTATAGCATTTCTCTATGCCGTTTTGGCCCACGGGTTGTATGACTTGATTATTTTTGAAGATTTAAGTTCTATTTTCATGTTCTTCATTATCTATATGAGTCATGGATGGTCCCTTTCGCTTGCCGGATATTGTGCCGCAGTTTCTCCGAATAGGACTAGTTTTAAGGATTTTGTGAAGGAGTTTGAAAACCCTGCGGAAGAGGAGGGTCTCGAGTGTGTGAATTGCGGGGACAAAAGCAGTAAGCTTACTTACAACGTAGATGGTATTAGTGTGCAGAAATGCCCCTCCTGTGAATTTTATCTTACCCGGAAGAAATCTCTTTTCCTTATTTTTCGTAGGTTCGGTTCTACTTTTCGTAAGCTCAGTAAATATTACTGGCCGGCGGATAACAGCAAAGCCGCTTTTTCAGTACTATACGATGGGAACTATATTTCTGATGAAAAGAAAATCGCTTATTTTGATCTCGATAAATTAAATGATGTGCTGGAAAAATTCACGCTGGATACGATTAACGCTGCTCCTGGAATAATCCGGTCCGCGCTTCGACCTCCGCAATTTACTTTTGAAAGTGTGGAGAAATCTGCTGTGCGAAGGCAGCAGGAATTTCAAGCTGTCAGTTGCCTGCCCGGACCGGAGGTTGTTGGTGAGCAATTTGAATTCAGCAACGCTGATCCTGAAGTGGAATCAGTAACAGAAGTAGTGGAAGATGTTGTTCTGACGGGTGATCCGGACCTACGGGATGAACCCGTAAAACGTGCTCCCCGCCCTAGGGTAAAACTAAGCCTGAAAGATTCATTTTTCCGTTTCCTGATCTATCCCCTTGAAGGCGGAAGGACTCCTAAAGTTCTCCATGCGCCGGTTGAGCGTGGCCCGCTCATTTGTTGGGGCGGATTGATTATGCCGGAATTCTGGTTCCTGTGGCATGATATCTGGGGAGCTTCTTTTCTTGTCTGGGTAGCAGAAATTATAATTATTTATACTGCTTCCCGATGGTTGGGTTTTATGGATTCATTACAGGTGGCACTTGTTGTTGTCCGGGGCACGGGGGCTTTGATTGGACACCGTATTTATTATTACCGCCACGGCTACTGGTGCGGACGTTCGTCTTAA